In Littorina saxatilis isolate snail1 linkage group LG8, US_GU_Lsax_2.0, whole genome shotgun sequence, a single genomic region encodes these proteins:
- the LOC138972349 gene encoding uncharacterized protein, translating into MENQNHTCYCRSYNVSGSSTVTWQGQDSPTGNPRDLRLRNVQRADNGTQYTCVVTADGVGEKAVYTLRVGYGPFDDHMSVGPSYVVSNGSQPVTLTCNATNVYPTPRYTWRGVTCEKQSPPNTCTFTPDPASDALRNVTCTAVSRAASHYSYDDYSFYNPPKSASRPLELNFVCKCDMLLTNKSFNENMTCHCFDGS; encoded by the exons ATGGAAAACCAGAACCACACTTGCTATTGCCGCTCATACAACGTGTCAGGGTCCAGCACCGTGACATGGCAGGGACAAGACTCACCGACAGGGAACCCAAGGGACCTGAGACTGCGCAATGTCCAGCGTGCAGACAACGGCACACAGTACACCTGTGTGGTCACCGCTGACGGTGTCGGGGAAAAAGCAGTCTACACTCTGCGTGTGGGAT ACGGCCCGTTTGATGACCACATGAGTGTCGGTCCATCCTACGTGGTCAGCAACGGGTCACAGCCGGTCACCCTGACCTGCAACGCTACCAATGTCTATCCAACACCTCGCTACACCTGGCGTGGCGTCACCTGTGAGAAGCAGTCTCCACCAAACACCTGTACCTTCACACCTGACCCTGCATCTGATGCTTTGAGAAACGTCACCTGCACAGCAGTCAGCAGGGCTGCTAGTCATTATTCCTATGACGATTACTCATTTTACAACCCACCAAAATCAGCTTCTCGGCCTCTTGAGCTGAactttgtgtgtaagtgtgacATGCTGCTCACAAATAAGTCGTTCAATGAAAATATGACATGTCACTGCTTTGACGGCAGCTAG